Proteins from a genomic interval of Odontesthes bonariensis isolate fOdoBon6 chromosome 7, fOdoBon6.hap1, whole genome shotgun sequence:
- the rassf8a gene encoding ras association domain-containing protein 8 isoform X1, whose product MELKVWVDGVQRVVCGVTEATTCQEVVIALAQAIGRTGRYTLVEKWRDTERHLAPHESPVASLNTWGQYAGDVQLILLRTGPSLTERPPSEGPPLRGPERGLYRQSLPPLAKLRYPNDRSLRRREPRRKSLTFTGAPRSLRDILSGGRIGEAEGKRRLLMGNGGNPHHAGLGFGTAPAGLWACRMEDLVRLVGLQRETLNVLEKKLEAYEAELQVWAEGRGGRGGGCTLGLVGGGGLMEEILKLEKHLKKNEVEMEEEEFWATELQIELESERQLEERLQELQGRLRGCELEIKEKLTMVQGVEAGLEEEKLQRERQETQWVSEAEARTRVFRVKTELKAQERQAVQLESSCRAVDRSLGQNGKKLQDMQHELEQLTKELRQVNLQQFIKQTGTKVTVLPAEPTEDETTNNSHVIDLVPLTGSLKRPVSSHAMSSHLRVLHNPLSSGLNPEGIYV is encoded by the exons GTCGAACGGGGAGATACACTCTTGTTGAAAAATGGCGGGATACAGAGCGTCACCTTGCCCCTCACGAGAGCCCTGTAGCTTCTCTGAACACCTGGGGTCAGTATGCTGGCGATGTTCAGCTGATCCTGCTTCGCACGGGCCCATCACTGACAGAGCGACCCCCCTCAGAAGGCCCCCCTCTCAGGGGGCCTGAGCGCGGGCTGTATCGTCAGAGTCTCCCGCCTCTTGCAAAGCTTCGTTACCCCAACGATCGCTCACTCCGTCGGCGTGAACCACGCCGCAAATCTCTCACTTTCACGGGTGCACCCAGAAGCCTAAGGGACATACTGAGCGGAGGCCGGATTGGTGAGGCCGAGGGCAAGCGAAGACTTCTGATGGGAAACGGTGGAAACCCACACCATGCAGGATTGGGCTTTGGGACAGCTCCTGCTGGCCTGTGGGCCTGTCGCATGGAAGATCTGGTCAGACTGGTGGGCCTACAGAGAGAGACTCTGAATGTGCTGGAGAAGAAGTTGGAGGCCTATGAGGCTGAGCTCCAAGTCTGGGCTGAAGGTCGAGGGGGCCGAGGTGGAGGATGCACTTTGGGACTGGTCGGAGGGGGAGGGTTGATGGAGGAGATCCTGAAGTTGGAGAAGCATCTGAAGAAGAATGAGGTGGAAATGGAGGAGGAAGAATTCTGGGCCACTGAATTGCAGATTGAGCTAGAGAGTgagagacagctggaggaaAGGCTGCAGGAGCTACAAGGACGTCTGCGGGGCTGCGAGCTGGAAATCAAAGAAAAGCTGACAATGGTACAG GGTGTGGAAGCAGGCCTGGAAGAGGAGAAGCTACAGAGAGAGCGGCAGGAGACCCAGTGGGTCAGTGAGGCCGAGGCACGGACTCGGGTCTTCAGGGTCAAGACAGAGTTGAAGGCCCAAGAGAGACAGGCTGTGCAGCTGGAGAGCAGCTGCAGGGCTGTGGACAGATCGCTTGGCCAAAACGGCAAGAAACTGCAG GACATGCAGCATGAGCTGGAGCAGCTCACCAAGGAGCTGAGGCAGGTTAACCTGCAGCAGTTCATCAAGCAGACAGGAACCAAAGTCACAGTGCTGCCAGCTGAACCCACTGAGGATGAAACTACCAACAACAGTCATGTTATAG ATTTAGTTCCACTGACAGGCTCACTGAAGCGTCCCGTTTCGTCCCACGCTATGTCCAGTCATCTCCGTGTCCTCCACAACCCTCTCAGCTCTGGACTGAACCCGGAGGGCATCTACGTGTGA
- the rassf8a gene encoding ras association domain-containing protein 8 isoform X2 — MELKVWVDGVQRVVCGVTEATTCQEVVIALAQAIGRTGRYTLVEKWRDTERHLAPHESPVASLNTWGQYAGDVQLILLRTGPSLTERPPSEGPPLRGPERGLYRQSLPPLAKLRYPNDRSLRRREPRRKSLTFTGAPRSLRDILSGGRIGEAEGKRRLLMGNGGNPHHAGLGFGTAPAGLWACRMEDLVRLVGLQRETLNVLEKKLEAYEAELQVWAEGRGGRGGGCTLGLVGGGGLMEEILKLEKHLKKNEVEMEEEEFWATELQIELESERQLEERLQELQGRLRGCELEIKEKLTMGVEAGLEEEKLQRERQETQWVSEAEARTRVFRVKTELKAQERQAVQLESSCRAVDRSLGQNGKKLQDMQHELEQLTKELRQVNLQQFIKQTGTKVTVLPAEPTEDETTNNSHVIDLVPLTGSLKRPVSSHAMSSHLRVLHNPLSSGLNPEGIYV, encoded by the exons GTCGAACGGGGAGATACACTCTTGTTGAAAAATGGCGGGATACAGAGCGTCACCTTGCCCCTCACGAGAGCCCTGTAGCTTCTCTGAACACCTGGGGTCAGTATGCTGGCGATGTTCAGCTGATCCTGCTTCGCACGGGCCCATCACTGACAGAGCGACCCCCCTCAGAAGGCCCCCCTCTCAGGGGGCCTGAGCGCGGGCTGTATCGTCAGAGTCTCCCGCCTCTTGCAAAGCTTCGTTACCCCAACGATCGCTCACTCCGTCGGCGTGAACCACGCCGCAAATCTCTCACTTTCACGGGTGCACCCAGAAGCCTAAGGGACATACTGAGCGGAGGCCGGATTGGTGAGGCCGAGGGCAAGCGAAGACTTCTGATGGGAAACGGTGGAAACCCACACCATGCAGGATTGGGCTTTGGGACAGCTCCTGCTGGCCTGTGGGCCTGTCGCATGGAAGATCTGGTCAGACTGGTGGGCCTACAGAGAGAGACTCTGAATGTGCTGGAGAAGAAGTTGGAGGCCTATGAGGCTGAGCTCCAAGTCTGGGCTGAAGGTCGAGGGGGCCGAGGTGGAGGATGCACTTTGGGACTGGTCGGAGGGGGAGGGTTGATGGAGGAGATCCTGAAGTTGGAGAAGCATCTGAAGAAGAATGAGGTGGAAATGGAGGAGGAAGAATTCTGGGCCACTGAATTGCAGATTGAGCTAGAGAGTgagagacagctggaggaaAGGCTGCAGGAGCTACAAGGACGTCTGCGGGGCTGCGAGCTGGAAATCAAAGAAAAGCTGACAATG GGTGTGGAAGCAGGCCTGGAAGAGGAGAAGCTACAGAGAGAGCGGCAGGAGACCCAGTGGGTCAGTGAGGCCGAGGCACGGACTCGGGTCTTCAGGGTCAAGACAGAGTTGAAGGCCCAAGAGAGACAGGCTGTGCAGCTGGAGAGCAGCTGCAGGGCTGTGGACAGATCGCTTGGCCAAAACGGCAAGAAACTGCAG GACATGCAGCATGAGCTGGAGCAGCTCACCAAGGAGCTGAGGCAGGTTAACCTGCAGCAGTTCATCAAGCAGACAGGAACCAAAGTCACAGTGCTGCCAGCTGAACCCACTGAGGATGAAACTACCAACAACAGTCATGTTATAG ATTTAGTTCCACTGACAGGCTCACTGAAGCGTCCCGTTTCGTCCCACGCTATGTCCAGTCATCTCCGTGTCCTCCACAACCCTCTCAGCTCTGGACTGAACCCGGAGGGCATCTACGTGTGA
- the bhlhe41 gene encoding class E basic helix-loop-helix protein 41, producing MDERIPHLQDRQFMEHADFLGVDYPPLYMCKSKRGIKREDGGKDAYKLPHRLIEKKRRDRINECIGQLKDLLPEHLKLSTLGHLEKAVVLELTLKHLNALTAVTEQQHQKIIALQNGDRSMKSPIHSDLDAFHSGFQACAKEVLQYLSQFENWTAREQRCAQLINHLHKVLAQFQSGAPQLQHQLHSGDAQDGQKSDSQANCVPVIQRTQVGELNENDTDTDSGYGGEAEKGDSKEKECERNKAQGPKAVKIKQEFGDDRAAKKPKMSWPGNGVGGADPTRPDLALMNSLMGISSVGQQTPLCMPFYFINPSAAASYMPFFDKNNIEKYMYPAAAALASPFPWLYPAHASAAAAAAAAAAFPGLSAHLGASSQSKDSHSVDNDGSHEAETSSSDERDESPPSDDGEGDVGETSRESKNQDQLSACQTS from the exons ATGGATGAAAGAATACCGCATTTACAGGACAGACAGTTCATGGAACACGCAGATTTCTTAGG GGTGGATTACCCCCCGCTCTACATGTGCAAATCCAAACGAGGAATAAAAAGAGAAGATGGTGGGAAG GACGCATACAAGTTACCACACCGGTTGatagagaagaagaggagagacAGAATCAACGAATGTATCGGTCAGCTGAAGGATTTATTACCCGAACATCTGAAGCTGTCG ACGCTCGGACATTTGGAGAAAGCTGTTGTCCTGGAGTTAACATTGAAACATTTAAACGCACTGACTGCAGTCACTGAGCAGCAGCACCAAAAGATTATTGCTTTACAGAATG GGGACCGGTCGATGAAATCTCCCATTCATTCTGATCTGGATGCGTTCCACTCTGGGTTCCAGGCTTGTGCCAAAGAGGTCCTGCAGTACCTGAGTCAGTTTGAGAACTGGACGGCACGAGAGCAGAGGTGCGCGCAGCTCATCAACCACCTTCACAAGGTGCTGGCGCAGTTCCAGTCCGGGGCGCCACAGCTACAGCACCAGCTACACAGTGGGGACGCACAGGATGGTCAGAAATCTGACAGCCAAGCCAACTGTGTCCCGGTCATCCAGAGGACCCAGGTCGGAGAGCTTAACGAGAATGACACAGACACGGACAGTGGATACGGTGGCGAGGCTGAAAAGGGTGatagcaaagaaaaagaatgtgAGCGCAACAAGGCGCAGGGACCCAAGGCAGTGAAGATCAAACAAGAGTTTGGAGATGATCGAGCTGCCAAAAAACCAAAGATGagctggcctgggaacggcGTCGGGGGCGCAGATCCAACCAGGCCCGATCTGGCTTTAATGAACTCTCTAATGGGAATAAGCAGTGTGGGACAGCAGACACCACTTTGCATGCCTTTCTACTTCATCAACCCATCGGCCGCGGCGTCTTATATGCCTTTTTTCGATAAAAACAACATTGAAAAGTACATGTACCCAGCGGCGGCTGCTCTTGCATCCCCCTTCCCCTGGCTATATCCTGCGCACGCGTCTGCAGCGGCGGCCGCGGCGGCTGCTGCAGCTTTTCCCGGTCTGTCTGCGCACTTGGGTGCCTCCTCTCAGTCCAAAGACTCCCACTCTGTAGACAACGACGGGTCACACGAGGCTGAGACTAGCTCATCTGATGAGCGTGATGAAAGTCCCCCAAGTGACGATGGAGAGGGTGACGTAGGTGAAACGTCTCGGGAGAGCAAGAATCAAGACCAGCTTTCTGCTTGTCAGACGAGCTAA